The following is a genomic window from Azospirillaceae bacterium.
CCCTGCCGGGCGTGACCATCGACGAGAAGCGCATCGTCTCCTCCACCGGCGCGCTGGAACTGGCAGGCGTGCCCAAGCGCCTGGTGGTCATCGGCGGCGGCGTCATCGGCCTGGAACTGGGTTCCGTCTGGCAGCGCCTGGGCTCGCAGGTCACCGTGGTGGAATTCCTGGACCGCATCCTGCCGACCATGGACGGCGAGATCTCCAAGCAGTCGCAGCGCATTCTGTCCAAGCAGGGCCTGTCCTTCAAGCTGTCGACCAAGGTCACCTCGGCCAAGGCGACGGACAAGGGCGTTACCCTGACGGTGGAGCCCGCCGCTGGCGGTGCGGCCGAGACCATCGAGGCCGACATCGTGCTGGTGGCCATCGGCCGCCGCCCCTACACCGAAGGCCTGGGCCTGGAGACGGTCGGTGTCGAGCTGGATGAGCGCAAGCGCGTCAAGACCGACCACCACTTCCGCACCAACGTGCCCGGCATCTGGGCCATCGGCGACGTCATCGCCGGCGCCATGCTGGCCCACAAGGCCGAGGAAGAGGGCGTGGTCTGCGCCGAGGTGATGGCGGGCCAGTCCGGCCACATCAACTACGACGCCATCCCGGGCGTGGTCTACACCTGGCCGGAGATCGCCTCCGTCGGCAAGACGGAAGAGCAGCTGAAGGCCGCCGGCGTGAACTACAAGGTCGGCAAGTTCCCCTTCACCGCCAACGGCCGCGCCCGCTCCATGCAGGCGACCGAGGGTTTCGTGAAGCTGCTGGCCGACGCCCACTCCGACAAGCTGCTGGGTGCCCACATCATCGGCGCCTCGGCGGGTGAGATGATCGAGGAGCTGGTGCTGGCCCTGGAATTCGGCGCCTCGTCGGAAGACATCGCCCGCAGCAGCCACGCCCACCCCACCCTGACCGAGGCCATCAAGGAAGCGGCCCTGGGCGTGCTGGGCCGCACCATCCACATGTGATTGGTTCCCTCAGGCGCCGGGCGCCGGCATCCGCCGGCTTGGGCTTCCTCAGTTTCCAGTCCGCTCCGCTCCCCGGAAACTTCCGGCGGACTAGGGGAGCGTCCTACAAGTTTTCCCGTTCGGGAGATACTGGAACGGCGCCGGGGCAACCTGGCGCCGTTTTCTTTTTGGGCGCCGGCTGGCACCATGCTGGGCAACCTCTCGCCGGATTTCTCCCGCCCATGCTCGACACGCCGTATTTTGATCCCGCCCTGCAGGGCTTCCTGCTGGGCGCCAGCCTGATTGTCGCCATCGGTGCCCAGAACGCCTTCGTCCTGCGCCAGGGTCTACTGCGCCAGCACGTACTGGCCGTCACCACGATTTGCTTCCTGTCGGACGCGCTGCTGATCTCCGCCGGTGTGGCCGGTCTGGGCAGCCTGATCCGTGAGGCGCCGATGCTGCTGCGGGTCATCACCCTGGGTGGGGCGGTGTTCCTGGCGGCCTACGGCATCCTGGCCTTCCGGCGCATGCTGCATCCCGGGCAGTTGCAGGTGGGGGCGGGAGCAGGGTTGCCGCTGGGCCGGGCGGTCGCCACCTGCCTGGGCCTGACCTTCCTGAACCCGCATGTCTACCTGGACACGGTCATGCTGCTGGGCGGCCTGTCCAGCCGCTTCGCCGGGCCGTTGCGCATTGCCTTCGGTGTCGGGGCGGCCACCGCATCCTGCCTGTGGTTCTACGGCCTGGGTTTTGGCGCCCGGCTGCTGGCGCCGCTGTTCGCCCGCCCGCTGGCCTGGCGCGTGCTGGACGGCATCATCGCCGCCGTGATGCTGGCCCTGGCCGCCAGCCTGGCTTACGAGGGCGTCACGGGTTTGTGAGGATGGCTCAGGACCAGGGGCCCTTGGGACCATCATTCGGCGGTGGCGGTGGCGGTGGCGGTGGTGGGGGCGGCGCTTCCGCGGGTGGTGGTGCGGACGGCGGCGATGGTTTCGGCCCCAGGCGGCGGCGGACATAGCGGGGCAGGAACAGCACCACCAGCACCGCCAGCAGAAAGACGAAATTCTGGCTGGTGATGCCGGACAGGATGTGGCGGAACAGGCCGCCCTTCACCAGCGTATCGCCGGCGATCAGGCCGCTGAGGCCCAGGGTCACCGACTGGTCGGCCAGGGGAACGTAGTCGCGATAGCCGCTGCCGGGGCTGAAACGCGCCATGGGCAGCAGGTTGGGCAAGCGTTGCTCAATGGCCGTCAGGTCGCTCATGCGGGCGGCGATGTCCATGCCCAGGGTGCCGCGCCGGCCCAGGATGCGGACGTGATAGTCTAGGCCGTCCACCGCGTCGCCACCGGCCTGGCGGCGCGTGGCCCAGATCAGCGTGTGGCTGGCGCCGTCATAGGCGGGCGGGCGGACCCAGCCGGCCAGGGCGCCAACGCCGTGGTCGTTCTCCCCCGACCGCAGCGCGTCCAGCAGGGCGTCCGGATCCAGTTGCCCGGCATCCATGTCGCTGACATGGCCCGTGCCATCGTAACTCAGCGCCACCAGCCAATCGGCGGCGGGGGCATCGTCTGTGGTGTCGTCCACCGGGACGATCAGGCCCAGCCCGGCGCCGCCCGCCACCGGGCGTCCCTGCCAATGGCGGCTGAGGAAGCCCGGCACGTCGCCGCTGGCCACATAGCGAAAGTCCGGCGCCAGGTTGAGGGTGACGGCCTTGTCGGCCAACGCAATCGGCGTGGTGTCCGACGCCCGCGCGCCGCCTGCCGCCAGGACCAGGAACCCCGCCAGAAGCAGGGCGGCGATCTTTCCGAGGTTCATGGTGTTCCTCAGGGCCGGCCGCCGCGCCGGGCGCGGGGGTGCGCGGTCTCATAGACCGCCAGCAATTGTTCGGCGTCGACGTCGGTGTAGCGCTGGGTGGTGGACAGGCTGGCATGGCCCAGCAGGTCCTGGATAGCGCGCAGGTCGGCGCCGCCGCCCAGCAGATGGGTGGCGAAGCTGTGGCGCAGGGCGTGGGGCGTGGCAGTGTCGGGCAGGCCCAGCAATTGCCGTAGCGTCTGCATGGCCAGGCGGGCCACGCGGTCGTTCAGCCGATCGCCGCGCACGCCCACGAACAGGGGGCCGCTTGCCACCAGGCCATGGGGACAGGCCGCGATATAGGCCGCCAGCGCCTGGCGCACGGCCGGCAGCACCGGCACGTCGCGCTGCTTGGACCCCTTGCCGGTCACGCGCAGGGTGTCGCTGTCCAGCGGTGCCTCACCCCGCATCAGGCGCAGGGCCTCATCCATGCGCAGGCCACAACCGTACAGCAGGGTGAACAGCGCGCGGTCGCGCAGGCCCACCCAGGGTGCTTCCGGGATATCCTGCGCCTCGGCCAGCAGGATGCCGGCGTCATCCACCGTCAGCGGGCGGGGGATGGGGCGCTTCACCTTGGGCGCGTTCAGCAGGCCGATGGCCGGGTTGTGCAGGCGGCCCGACCGGTCCAGCCAGCGGAACAGGTTGCGCACACCGGACACGGAGCGCGCCCGGCTGGCGGCGATGGCGCCCTCGCCGGCCCGCGCCGCCAGCCAGGCGCGGAAATCGCCCAGCTTGGCATCGGCCAAGTCGTTCAGGCTGGGCGCTCGGCCCTTATGCTCGGTCAGGAAGGACAGGAAGGCCGCCACGTCACCCTGGTAGGCCCGCAGCGTGTGGGGCGAGGCCGTCTTCTCCGACGTCAGCCACCGCCGCCAATCCTCCAGCGCCGCCGCCACGTCCGGCGCGCAGGAATATCCCAGGGCAGGAGGCTTGGTCATGGCACACACGCTCCAAACATCTTTTCAGTCCTTTCCCCTAGGCCGCGACTGCGGCCGCCGGAGCGTTTTGGGGAGCGAAGCGGACTGAAACGCGAGGACAAGCCAAGCGGGCGGATGCCCGCGCCCGGCGTTTGAGGGCGCACTTAAAGAGCCAACCAACCTCTAATGCACCGCTCCACCACCCGTGCCAGGAAACACAGCAGCTCGGTGCCCTGGCCGGCGTGGAACAGGTCGGCGTCGCGGGAGCCGAAGGCCAGCAGGCCGATCGGCGCCTCCGGCCCGATCTGCAGGCGCACCAGCGCTTCCGAACGGATGATGGGGGCGGCGGGGCCGTAGATTTCCGTCAGGCCCTGGATGTTGCCGCGCAGGATGACGTCGCGCTTGTTCAGCCAGCGATTGATGGCGCCGGCCTCCGCCAGTTGCAGGCCGGTGCGGTCATGGTGCAGGGCCAGGCGGCTGTCTTCGGGCTGTTCCACCACCAGGCAGGCCAGATCCAGGTCCAGCAGGACGGCCAGGTCGGTGGTGATGGTCTGGATGAGGTGTTCGAAGTTCTGCGCGTCCATCAGGAACAGGGCGGCGGCGTGCACCCGGCTCTGGTTGTTGATGTTGGCGCGGGCGGTCGCGATCAGCTCTTCCTGCTGGGCCGTCAGGTCGGCCACCTCGCGGCGCAGTTTCAGCAGCATGAAGTGCTGCAGATCCGCCACCCCGTTGCCACGGTCTTCCGCCGGTGGGACCAGGTGGTGGATCAGGTCGGGATGCTGTTGCAGGAAATCGGGGGTCTCGCGCAGGTATGTCGCGACATCCTCCGCGGTCAGGGCATCACCCAGGGCGCTGTGCGGCGTCTTGTTGCCCATGCTGTCTTCCCTTCCTGCCGTGGCCCGATTGCGGCGGGCGGCGGCCGTGGCCTGAAAACGCAACCGGCCCGCCCATCGCTGGGCGGGCCGGAAAGGCATCCGCTGGAACGCGAAGGGTATCAGCGGGTCGGCAGCGGCTGATCCAGGATAGTCTGCCCGGTCTTGGCCCAGTCCGCAACGAACTGCGCCAGGCCCTTGTCGGTCAGCACGTGGTTGAACAGCTGGCGGATGATGGACGGCGGCATGGTGGCCACGTGGGCGCCCATCTTGGCCGACTGGGTGACGTGGATGGGGTTGCGGATGCTGGCGACCAGGACCTCGGTGGTGAAGTCCGGGTACTGGTCATAGATGGTGACGATCTCTTCGATCAGGGCCAGCCCGTCCTGGCCGATGTCGTCCAGGCGGCCGACGAAGGGCGACACGAAGGTGGCGCCGGCCTTGGCGGCCAGGATGGCTTGGGCGGCGGAGAAGCACAGGGTCACGTTGACCATGGTGCCTTCCTGCGACAGGTGGTGGCAGACCTTCAGGCCGGCCTGGGTCAGGGGCACCTTCACCGCCACGTTGGGGGCGATCTTGGCCAGGTGCTTGCCTTCCTTCAGCATGGTCTCGAAGTCGGTCGAGGCGACCTCGGCGCTGACCGGGCCCTTCACCACGTCGCAGATCTCGGCGATCAGGTCGATGAAGCTGCTGTGACCGGACTTGGCGACCAGCGACGGGTTGGTGGTGACGCCGTCCAGCAGGCCGGTGGACGCCAGGTCGCGGATGTCGTTGATGTCGGCGGTATCGACGAAGAACTTCATGGGGGAAACCCTCAGGATCTGGATGGAACCGGGGCCCGCCCCGGGTTGGCCGGCACTCTAACCAAAGGCACCGTGCGGTGCACGGGCTGAAATGGCTAGGGCGGGGATAGGGGGCATGCGGGGATGGCGCACCGGTGGCCGTCGGTGGTAACAGCAATCCCCATGGATCTGTTGTCGGCAAGCGGGATTGAAACGGGGCCTCCGCCGGTGCGGCGGGTGCGCGTGCTGCTGCCCTTGCCGCTGGCCAGCCCGTACGACTACCGCGTGCCCGACGACATGGAACTGGAGGCCGGCGCCTATGTCGAGGTGCCGCTGGGCCCGCGCCATGTGTTCGGCGTGGTCTGGGCCGTGGGCGGCGATGAGGACGGCGTGCCGGCCAAGCGGCTGAAGACCGTCATCCGCCGCTTTGACCTGCCGCCCATGCCCGAGGTGTCGCGCCGCTTCATCGATTGGGTGGCGGCCTACACCCTGTCGTCCACCGGATCGGTGCTGCGCATGGCGGTCAGCGTCTCGGCGGCGCTGGAGGATCCCAAGCAGTTGCTGGCCTATCTGCCGTCAGGCGAGGCGCCGCCGCCCGGCTTCAAGATGACCGATGCCCGCCGCCGCGTCCTGGCGCTGATGGAGGCGGACGGGCCGCCCCGCACGCCGGCCGACCTGGCGCGCGACGCCGCCTGCGGCATCGGCGTCATCCGCGGCCTGGCGGAATCGGGGCTGCTGACGCCCATCGCCCTGCGCGCCCAGCCGCGTCCGCCGGTACCCGACGCCCATAAGCCGGGCCCCGACCTGTCGCCGGACCAGGCCCTGGCCGCCGACGTCCTGCGCGCGGCGGTGGACGCCCGCGCCTATTCCGCCACCCTGGTGGACGGGGTCACCGGCTCGGGCAAGACGGAGGTTTATTTCGAGGCCATCGCCGCCTGCCTGAAGCAGGGCCGGCAGGCGCTGGTGCTGCTGCCGGAGATCGCCCTGTCCAGCCAGTGGCTGGATCGCTTCGCCCGGCGTTTCGGCGTGCGGCCGGTGGAATGGCACTCGGAACTGGCCGGCGCCCACCGCCGCGCCGCCTGGCGGTCCATCGTCAATGGCGAGGCCACGGTGGTGGTGGGCGCGCGTTCCGCCCTGTTCCTGCCCTATCCCGATCTGGGCCTGATCGTGGTGGATGAGGAGCATGAGGCCGCCTTCAAGCAGGAGGACGGCGTCATCTACCATGCCCGCGACATGGCGGTGGCGCGGGCCTTCCTGGGGGGCATTCCCATCGCCCTGGTCTCCGCCACCCCGTCGCTGGAGACGTTGACCAACGCGGAGACGGGGCGCTACGCCCGCATCGACCTGCCGGCCCGCCACGGTGGCGCCAGCATGCCGGATGTGACGCTGATCGACCTGCGCCGACCGGACAGCCGCCCGCCCGCCCGCCATTGGCTGTCGCCCATCCTGACGGCCGCGATGACGGAGACGCTGGCGGCGGGGGAGCAGGGCATGCTGTTCCTGAACCGCCGGGGCTATGCGCCCCTGACCCTGTGCCGCACCTGCGGCCATCGCCTGCAATGCCCCAACTGCACCGCCTGGCTGGTGGAGCACCGCCTCAGCCGCCGGCTGCAATGCCACCATTGCGGCTATACCGACCGCCTGCCCGAGGTCTGCCCGTCGTGCGAGGCGGAACATTCCTTCGTCGCCTGCGGCCCCGGCGTGGAAAGGGTGGCGGAGGAGGTGGCGCAGCTGTTCCCCGACGCCCGCGTGGCGCTGATGACCAGCGACACGCTGGTGGGGCCGCAGGCCATCCAGACGGTGATCGACGAGGTGCGGGCGCACAAGGTGGACCTGCTGATCGGCACGCAGGTGATGGCCAAGGGCCACCATTTCCCCATGCTGACCCTGGTGGGGGTGGTGGATGGCGACCTGGGCCTGGGTGGCGGCGATCTGCGCGCGGCGGAGCGCACCTTCCAGATGCTGCACCAGGTGGCGGGCCGGGCGGGGCGCGAAAGCCGGCCGGGCCGCGTCTTCCTGCAAACCCACATGCCGGAACATCCGGTGATGCAGGCGCTGGCCATCCATGACCGCGACGCCTTCCTGGCGGCGGAGGCCGATGCCCGCCGCGCCATGGACCTGCCGCCCTACGGCCGGCTGGCGGCCCTGATCGTATCGGGCGAGGATGAGCGCCAGGTGGACAAGCTGGCCCGCGACCTGGCGCGGGTGGCCCCCCAGGGCGACGACGTCATGGTGCTGGGCCCGGCACCCGCCCCCCTGGCCCTGCTGCGCGGCCGGCACCGCCGCCGCCTGCTGCTGAAAACGGCGCGCGGGGTGGCGGTGCAGCCCCTGCTGCAAGCCTGGCTGGCGTCCCTGCCCATACCGGGGACGGTGCGGGTGCAGGTGGACGTGGATCCTTACAGCTTCATGTAGGCGGCGCGACGCTCAGCCAATAGGCATGGCGCATCACCAGCGGCTGGCCATCGGGCGCGCTCTGGGTGCTGAAGGACAGGGTGCCGCCCCGGCGGGCCAGGATCAGGCGCAACTTGACCCCCCGGCCGTTCTCCTCCCCCCGGCCCTCGGCTACCAGGGTGACGTCCGTCGGCCCCGGCCCCGACCGGTATTCAACGATGCGGTGGCAGTGGGCCGGGCCATCACCGGCGATGCACCAGACTCGCCGGCCGACATCCAGCGACCAGGTTTCCCGTGACCGCACGGTCTTGCCCGGCCCGTCGTCGAAGGTGAAGGTCAAGGCGGGCACGCGTCCGCCCGTGACCGATAGCCCCGTGGGCAGGATCACCCGGCGGTCGGTGCCATAGTCGCGATAATCCAGGGTGCCGGTCCAAGTGCCGGCCAAGGCGGCACCCAGGGCGGCGGCGTCCGCATGCTTGCGGGTGCGATGCGTGGTCGCGGCCGATGTCCAGTCGATCAGGATGGGGATCGCCGCGCTCCGGTGGTTGTCGCTGCCGGGTGCACTTGTCGGCGGGAAAAGGTCTGATCGGGTGAGGCGGAGGTCGGCCGGGTGCTTCCATTCGACGGCCCATCGGTCGGGGGAGCCGAAACCGGTAGGCCAGCATTCGCCCGGGCTGTCATCCCGGGTGGCGGCCAGGATCCGGGGGGCCGGCTGGCCGTTGACGGCGATGATTTCCGACCCGGGCGGCGGTGCCCCGGGCTGGTCGTCGCTGGAGATAACGATCATCCGGCCTTCCACCGCAGTGACACAGAAAGGCGGGCGGGGGGCAAGGGCGTCGGCTAGGGCGGGCCGGGCCGGGACGGATGCCAGGATAAGGGCGGTGAGAAAGTGGGGAACGCGCATCAGGGGCCTCAGGGTCCATGCGGCCGGCGTCGCCCGGCCTTGTGGCCCAGCTAGACGGCCTCGCCGCCGGCCGTCGCCTCATTCCCCGTAAATCCACCGTTTTCCGGATTTTGAGCCGCACGCCAGCCGCTGGGGCTCATGCCCGTGCGTTCGCGGAACACCCGGTTGAAGCTGGCCTTGGAGGCGAAGCCGCAATCCAGCGCCAGGGCCAGCATCTCGCCGGGCTCGGCCTGGCGCAGGCGGGCCTGGACCGCTTCCACCCGCAGGCCGTTGATCAGGCCGCTGAAGGTGCAGCCCAGGCCCTGGTTGATGGCGCGCGACAGATAAGTCTCGTTGGTGCCCAGGCGCTGCGCCACCTGGGGCAGGGTCAAGTCCGGTTCCCGCCACCAGCCTGCCTGGCGGATGGCGGCGCGCCAGCGGTCCGCCTGGACCGTCCAGTCGCGGTCGCGCGGGGGCTTTGGCGTACCGGTGATCGGGGGCGGGACGGCGCGGCCGGCCTGCCGCCAGCCCTCCAGGCCCAAGCCCAGGATGATGGCGGCGAACGCCAGGTACTGCGGGAAGCGGTCATGGTAACTGAGGGGGACCAGCAGGCTGTCGATCGCATCGAAAGCCACCGCCACCAACAGCCACAACGCCAGGGCCGCCAACAGGGTACGCAGCCAGGGGTGGCCGGGTTGGCGGAGCCGGAGGGCGGCCACCAGGTAGACGGCCAGCGACAGGGTGGCGGCCCAGGTCTGCACCGGGTCGATCCAGCGGACGTGGACGGTGTCGTTCCATCGCATCTTGGCCGCCAGCGGCAGGGCGAAGGCCCACAGGGTGTAGGCCAGGTTCAGGGCGGCGGGGGCGAAGTGCCAGGCCCAGCCGCGTGGCAGGTGCGGTGCCGCCAGCCGCCGTACATACAGGTAAAGCAGCGGCCCGGTGGCCAGGCCCAGGTTGAAGGGGGCGAAGGATAGCCAGGGATAGATGTCGTAAAAGCCGGCGTAACCCAGGACGTAGGGCATCAGGCGCAGCACCGCCACGCCCAGCAGGGCCGCCAGCAGGCGGTTGGCGGTGCGGTTGCCGGGGGCGGCCAGCAGCAGCAGGGCCACCAGCGCGCCGAAGCCGGCCGCCATGCCCAACATCGTACTCCAGGGACCGAAGCGGATCATGGCGCCTCCGCCGGACAATCTAGGGGCGAACGCGCCTCATCAGAAGCGCATTCGGCTACAAATCCGCCCGCCATGAACGGCGGCCATGGACGCGGCGTCCCCGGCTGCCCTACGGTCGCCACGATCGGCGTCATAGTGTCGCTGGTACGAAATTCCCAACCCGGCGGCCCTTTGAGGTGCCGCCCAAGCATCGGAAGAAATGAGGGCCATCATGAAGCGCTCTTCCCGTCTCATCGCCGCCGCCGCGACCGCCGTCGTGGCTTTGGGCGCCACCGTTCCCGCCTGGGCGGAGCCGCCGCCCTGGGCCGAGGCGTCGGGCTATCGTTATCATGACGACCGCCGTGGGGACGATCACCGGGGTGATGACCGCCGGTATGATGACCATCGGGGCGACGATCATTGGCGCGACGACCATCG
Proteins encoded in this region:
- a CDS encoding primosomal protein N', with product MDLLSASGIETGPPPVRRVRVLLPLPLASPYDYRVPDDMELEAGAYVEVPLGPRHVFGVVWAVGGDEDGVPAKRLKTVIRRFDLPPMPEVSRRFIDWVAAYTLSSTGSVLRMAVSVSAALEDPKQLLAYLPSGEAPPPGFKMTDARRRVLALMEADGPPRTPADLARDAACGIGVIRGLAESGLLTPIALRAQPRPPVPDAHKPGPDLSPDQALAADVLRAAVDARAYSATLVDGVTGSGKTEVYFEAIAACLKQGRQALVLLPEIALSSQWLDRFARRFGVRPVEWHSELAGAHRRAAWRSIVNGEATVVVGARSALFLPYPDLGLIVVDEEHEAAFKQEDGVIYHARDMAVARAFLGGIPIALVSATPSLETLTNAETGRYARIDLPARHGGASMPDVTLIDLRRPDSRPPARHWLSPILTAAMTETLAAGEQGMLFLNRRGYAPLTLCRTCGHRLQCPNCTAWLVEHRLSRRLQCHHCGYTDRLPEVCPSCEAEHSFVACGPGVERVAEEVAQLFPDARVALMTSDTLVGPQAIQTVIDEVRAHKVDLLIGTQVMAKGHHFPMLTLVGVVDGDLGLGGGDLRAAERTFQMLHQVAGRAGRESRPGRVFLQTHMPEHPVMQALAIHDRDAFLAAEADARRAMDLPPYGRLAALIVSGEDERQVDKLARDLARVAPQGDDVMVLGPAPAPLALLRGRHRRRLLLKTARGVAVQPLLQAWLASLPIPGTVRVQVDVDPYSFM
- a CDS encoding LysE/ArgO family amino acid transporter, producing MLDTPYFDPALQGFLLGASLIVAIGAQNAFVLRQGLLRQHVLAVTTICFLSDALLISAGVAGLGSLIREAPMLLRVITLGGAVFLAAYGILAFRRMLHPGQLQVGAGAGLPLGRAVATCLGLTFLNPHVYLDTVMLLGGLSSRFAGPLRIAFGVGAATASCLWFYGLGFGARLLAPLFARPLAWRVLDGIIAAVMLALAASLAYEGVTGL
- a CDS encoding DUF484 family protein, translating into MGNKTPHSALGDALTAEDVATYLRETPDFLQQHPDLIHHLVPPAEDRGNGVADLQHFMLLKLRREVADLTAQQEELIATARANINNQSRVHAAALFLMDAQNFEHLIQTITTDLAVLLDLDLACLVVEQPEDSRLALHHDRTGLQLAEAGAINRWLNKRDVILRGNIQGLTEIYGPAAPIIRSEALVRLQIGPEAPIGLLAFGSRDADLFHAGQGTELLCFLARVVERCIRGWLAL
- the fsa gene encoding fructose-6-phosphate aldolase — translated: MKFFVDTADINDIRDLASTGLLDGVTTNPSLVAKSGHSSFIDLIAEICDVVKGPVSAEVASTDFETMLKEGKHLAKIAPNVAVKVPLTQAGLKVCHHLSQEGTMVNVTLCFSAAQAILAAKAGATFVSPFVGRLDDIGQDGLALIEEIVTIYDQYPDFTTEVLVASIRNPIHVTQSAKMGAHVATMPPSIIRQLFNHVLTDKGLAQFVADWAKTGQTILDQPLPTR
- a CDS encoding AraC family transcriptional regulator, which codes for MIRFGPWSTMLGMAAGFGALVALLLLAAPGNRTANRLLAALLGVAVLRLMPYVLGYAGFYDIYPWLSFAPFNLGLATGPLLYLYVRRLAAPHLPRGWAWHFAPAALNLAYTLWAFALPLAAKMRWNDTVHVRWIDPVQTWAATLSLAVYLVAALRLRQPGHPWLRTLLAALALWLLVAVAFDAIDSLLVPLSYHDRFPQYLAFAAIILGLGLEGWRQAGRAVPPPITGTPKPPRDRDWTVQADRWRAAIRQAGWWREPDLTLPQVAQRLGTNETYLSRAINQGLGCTFSGLINGLRVEAVQARLRQAEPGEMLALALDCGFASKASFNRVFRERTGMSPSGWRAAQNPENGGFTGNEATAGGEAV
- the lpdA gene encoding dihydrolipoyl dehydrogenase; its protein translation is MTTDTQFDLVVIGSGPGGYVAAIRAAQLGMKTACVEMRKTLGGTCLNVGCIPSKALLVASEKFEEANHSLGNFGVKVSGVELDLPTMMKHKDDVVKSNVTGVEFLFKKNKITRFTGKGSIAAPGQVTVTKEDGSTETVTAKNILIATGSDVMPLPGVTIDEKRIVSSTGALELAGVPKRLVVIGGGVIGLELGSVWQRLGSQVTVVEFLDRILPTMDGEISKQSQRILSKQGLSFKLSTKVTSAKATDKGVTLTVEPAAGGAAETIEADIVLVAIGRRPYTEGLGLETVGVELDERKRVKTDHHFRTNVPGIWAIGDVIAGAMLAHKAEEEGVVCAEVMAGQSGHINYDAIPGVVYTWPEIASVGKTEEQLKAAGVNYKVGKFPFTANGRARSMQATEGFVKLLADAHSDKLLGAHIIGASAGEMIEELVLALEFGASSEDIARSSHAHPTLTEAIKEAALGVLGRTIHM
- a CDS encoding DUF2167 domain-containing protein, coding for MNLGKIAALLLAGFLVLAAGGARASDTTPIALADKAVTLNLAPDFRYVASGDVPGFLSRHWQGRPVAGGAGLGLIVPVDDTTDDAPAADWLVALSYDGTGHVSDMDAGQLDPDALLDALRSGENDHGVGALAGWVRPPAYDGASHTLIWATRRQAGGDAVDGLDYHVRILGRRGTLGMDIAARMSDLTAIEQRLPNLLPMARFSPGSGYRDYVPLADQSVTLGLSGLIAGDTLVKGGLFRHILSGITSQNFVFLLAVLVVLFLPRYVRRRLGPKPSPPSAPPPAEAPPPPPPPPPPPPNDGPKGPWS
- a CDS encoding tyrosine recombinase XerC, producing MTKPPALGYSCAPDVAAALEDWRRWLTSEKTASPHTLRAYQGDVAAFLSFLTEHKGRAPSLNDLADAKLGDFRAWLAARAGEGAIAASRARSVSGVRNLFRWLDRSGRLHNPAIGLLNAPKVKRPIPRPLTVDDAGILLAEAQDIPEAPWVGLRDRALFTLLYGCGLRMDEALRLMRGEAPLDSDTLRVTGKGSKQRDVPVLPAVRQALAAYIAACPHGLVASGPLFVGVRGDRLNDRVARLAMQTLRQLLGLPDTATPHALRHSFATHLLGGGADLRAIQDLLGHASLSTTQRYTDVDAEQLLAVYETAHPRARRGGRP